Part of the Nostoc sp. ATCC 53789 genome, TCTCTCCAAGTTCTCTGGTGCGTTGCGTGACTCGGCTTTCTAATTCTTCGTTGGTTCGTGCTAGGGCTAAAAAGGATTCACGCAACTGATGGGCCATAAGATTAAAAGACTCTGCCAAAGAGTTTAGCTCGGTTGTACTGTTCACAGAAACCTTTTGGTCTAAGTTCCCGGCGGCGATCGCTTTGGCTGTACTTCCCAGTCGGAGAATTGGCTGTGTAATCCAGCCGGCTGTCAGAATGCCCAATCCAGTTGCAAGTGCAAAGGCACATAAACAAAGCACAATTGTGGAACGAGTATTCGCATTAATTTGATCCATGAAATCCCGTTCTGGGACAACCACGACGATTAGCCAGTCCAATCCCTGCTGATTCTGCATTGGTACAATTTGTAGAAATTGCCGTTGACCCTCAATGTCAAAATCTAGTTGTTGTTTTTCGGTAATCTGGGTTAAGTCTACAAAGTGTTGCTGCAAATATTCAGCAGTGCGTCGCGTCAAAATATCATTACTGGCGATCGCCTGAACTCGAACCGGATTCTGATCTATGATTGGGGCTGTCGGATTTGCAATTACGTAGGGTTGTTGAGTGGCAGAACTCCCAACCAATAATCCTGTTTGGCGTTCTAGGATGAAAGTTTCACCCGTTCGCCCGATTTTGAGACTCCGCAGATATTGACTAATCCCAGTCAGTGAAAAATCGACAGCAGTAACGCCGAGCAGATTGCCGCCATTATCATAGATCGGCAAGCTGGCATTTAGCACATATTTGGGTGTGGCAAACAGTTTATAAATTCCACCCCAGCTAGCTGTCTTAGACTTAACTGCCGATTGATACCACGGACGAGTCCGAGGATCGTAATTAGGCTTGGATCTTAATAATTTAGTGTAATGTCCCGGTTGGTCTGCGGCGTAAATCCGAATTTCATTCCCAGTGGACTTACCTGAAAGTTTCACCTCAAACTGACCATCATCCGCCCTTTGAACTGCAACGTGTTCACCATATTCTGACCCAAAGTAAACTGCTGTCACTGTGTCAAAGGTCTTCAGTTGATACCAAAGGTGTTGTTCTAATGTTAATAATTTTTGGATATTAAGTTCACCCAGTTTAATGGCATTAGCATTTAGTTGATTGATTTTATGAGGCGTTTCAACATATACCTTTAGGTACTGCTGGATTCGAGCCGTGATTTCATTTCGGAGTTGGATTGCAACTTCATTGACTGCTCGTTGCCCATTATGTATTGATAGCCACCCAGTTAGCCCTACGGCTAGAGAAATTTGCAGTACAAACGGCACTACAAGAATGTGGCGCAACTGCACATTTTTAGTCAGCTTTGAAAGTCGAAGGGTGAAAGAAGGCATATCCGAATTCCTGAAATTAAACAGCAATGTTGGGGTAATAATATTTACACATAAGCCTCTTAATTTTGATGAATTCTATTTGGCATAATTATAGAAGATTAACTGTCTCAGATGATATTACCCTCTTGGGTAATATTGAGAATTAATACATTACCCTATTATGTGAAAGTTTGAATTTATCTTTTTCTTTAGGACTTACGCAAAATATCTCTCAAACTCTTATTTCTCCGTGTCCTCTGCGCCTCTGTGGTTAGTTATTCCGTAACTCTTGCGTAAGTCCTATTCTTAAGAAGTTCAGAATCCCCTAAGTCCTTTTACTTTAAGAAACGCTACCTATAGCTTGCTTGTACCGAGCTAACTCTGGTACACTGCCTAGCTACTTAATCTTGAAAAATCAAGTTAAAAAACGGCTAATAATAAGGTTATAACTTGATTTAAAATGGTGAGAAAATAATTAAAAGGAAAATATTTTACGTATATAGTTTATTTTTAATTACTACTAATAAAAATAACTTAAGTAGGTAAACGGATAGAGAACAATAATATAAATAAATGTAAATTTATCAGTGCCTTGAAAATTACAAGTATCATCAATAGATTTGTTACATGGATGGAATTTATTATCACTTATAATCCATAATTTATTTACATTACGTTACCACTAGCTTGATAATTAACGACTCTCTTAGCCCTTTGAGAAGTATGGAATTAAGCCAATCATCCAAGGGAGATATTCTCATAGTTGATGACACTCTAGATAATCTTCGCCTTTTATCAGCAATGCTTACCGAGCAAGGATACGAAGTGAGGAGTGTTACCAATGGTTCTATGGCGTTAATTGGTATACAAGCTCAACCTCCAGATTTGATTCTGCTCGATATTACCATGCCCGGAATGAACGGCTATGAAGTATGTCAGCGACTCAAATCTAATCCGCAAACACAAGAGATTCCTGTCATTTTTATTAGTGCGTTGAATGAGGTATTTGATAAAGTGAAAGCCTTTTCGGTTGGAGGCGTTGATTTTATTAACAAACCTTTTCAGATTGAAGAGGTGGTTGCTCGAATGGAGCATCAACTCAACCTTTGCCGCTTACAAATGCAACTCCAGGAGCAAAATCGTCGCTTACAGGAGACAGAAGCAGAACTAAGGCGATCGCTAGAACATCAAAAAGCGCTGAATCAACGCATCGAGGAAATGGTGGCGCTAGAAGAACGCAATCGCATTGCGCGTGACATCCACGACTCTCTAGGACATTCCCTCGTAGCGCTAAATGTGCAAATGGAAACAGCATTAACCCTTTGGGAAACCGATCCTAATCGGGCGCGATCGTTTTTATTAGCAGCGAAAAAATTGGGTTCTGAAGCCTTGCAAGAGGTACGGGAATCAGTTTCGGCAATTCGCTCCGATCCACTCCACGGACAATTGCTCGAAAATGCGATCGCTAACCTTGCAGAGGAATTCTATCACCTCACCGATGTCTTACCATACTGCAAAATTGATTTGTCACAACCGCTTTCCGATTCAGTAAATCATGT contains:
- a CDS encoding response regulator; amino-acid sequence: MELSQSSKGDILIVDDTLDNLRLLSAMLTEQGYEVRSVTNGSMALIGIQAQPPDLILLDITMPGMNGYEVCQRLKSNPQTQEIPVIFISALNEVFDKVKAFSVGGVDFINKPFQIEEVVARMEHQLNLCRLQMQLQEQNRRLQETEAELRRSLEHQKALNQRIEEMVALEERNRIARDIHDSLGHSLVALNVQMETALTLWETDPNRARSFLLAAKKLGSEALQEVRESVSAIRSDPLHGQLLENAIANLAEEFYHLTDVLPYCKIDLSQPLSDSVNHVVYRIIQEGLTNIYKHANATAVQIRIQTTAAGLSLILQDNGKGFECDQSVAGYGLQGMRERIATVNAQLEIVSKTGAGCRIVANFARDEGGGG